GTGGCCTCGGCGATTCGGGACGGCGACGTAGGATCGAGACGCCACTCGAGCACGGTGCGATCGATGACGAGCGCGCCCGGGATCTCGCCCTGCTGAGTGCGTTGGACATCGGTCCGGGTGTCGACTAGAAGCGCGCCCTGAGACTGCTCTGCGGCAGCCTGTTGGGGTTCGACGCGGACCAGCCGGCGCCGGGCTTGGTCGAGCACGTCGCCGATGGTGGGGGCCATGCGCGCCAAGTATGAAAGGCAAAGGCGCGCTCGTCCAGACACGAGACGGCGAGCAGATAGAATCTTGTGCTTGCGCCGCCGTGCCCACGTAGCTCAGGCGGTAGAGCATTTCCTTGGTAAGGAAAAGGTCCCCGGTTCGAATCCGGGCGTGGGCTCCACGACCCTTCTGAGGCCCGATTTCGTATTCATTTTCGAGGCTCTTGGAAGGCGATGGGCGCCCGGGGTCCGCGCCTTAAGTAAAGGCGAGAACCGTCATAGGCATTGCCGGGCGGCCCGAAGCGATGCCCGCCGCGCCGCCGTTACTGGCGCACGAATCGGACGTGCGTCACCGAGGCCGACCCGACCATCTCGACGTTCCCGTAGCCGACCGGTCCACCGTCCAGACCGTCAAACAGACGCTCGCCGCCCCCGAGGAAGATGGGCACGATCGCCACGTGCAGCTCGTCGATGAGACGAGCGCGCAGGTACTGCTGGATCGTCGCCACGCCGCCCCCCAAGCGGACGTCGGCGCCTCCCGCCGCCTCGAACGCCCGCGACAACGCCGCCTCGATCCCATCGGTGACGAAGTTGAACGTCGTCCCGCCCTGCATCACCAAAGACGGCCGTGAATGGCGCGTCAGCACGAACACCGGGTGGTGGTACGGCGGGTCGTCGCCCCACCAACCCTTCCATTCCTCGTCGGGCCACGGCCCGCGGACCGGGCCGAACATGTTGCGCCCCATGATCGTGGCGCCGATGCCGGTGTCGCCCGCGACCATGAACCGCTCGTCGATGCCCTCCTCGCCGCCCTCCTCGCCGATCATGCGACGGCCGTAACGGGTCGCGAAGACCCACTCGTGCAGCCGCGGCCCGCCGACGCCGAGCGGGTTGTCAAGGCTCTGCGACGGCCCCGCGCCGTACCCGTCGACCGAGATCGCGAAGTTATGGACGCGCAGTTTCGGCATGGCAACTCACCTTAACCCTTAGGAAACCTAGGGCAC
This is a stretch of genomic DNA from Candidatus Dormiibacterota bacterium. It encodes these proteins:
- a CDS encoding rhodanese-like domain-containing protein, which translates into the protein MAPTIGDVLDQARRRLVRVEPQQAAAEQSQGALLVDTRTDVQRTQQGEIPGALVIDRTVLEWRLDPTSPSRIAEAT
- a CDS encoding dihydrofolate reductase family protein; protein product: MPKLRVHNFAISVDGYGAGPSQSLDNPLGVGGPRLHEWVFATRYGRRMIGEEGGEEGIDERFMVAGDTGIGATIMGRNMFGPVRGPWPDEEWKGWWGDDPPYHHPVFVLTRHSRPSLVMQGGTTFNFVTDGIEAALSRAFEAAGGADVRLGGGVATIQQYLRARLIDELHVAIVPIFLGGGERLFDGLDGGPVGYGNVEMVGSASVTHVRFVRQ